One genomic window of Candidatus Kuenenia stuttgartiensis includes the following:
- a CDS encoding type II toxin-antitoxin system PemK/MazF family toxin — MPNYSKNDVVLVQYPFSGVSVQKVRPAVVVNAPHVSHDLLVVPLTSKTTSLLKGEFVLTDWTLAGLNVVTAVKRGIYTVHQSLIIKRLGKLSHADSQKIEVALKEWLGMS, encoded by the coding sequence ATGCCGAATTACTCCAAAAATGACGTTGTTTTAGTGCAATATCCATTTTCGGGTGTATCGGTGCAAAAAGTACGTCCTGCGGTTGTCGTCAATGCTCCCCATGTTTCACATGATTTACTGGTTGTTCCTCTAACCAGTAAGACGACTTCTCTTTTAAAAGGAGAATTTGTGCTCACCGATTGGACATTAGCAGGACTCAATGTTGTAACAGCAGTTAAACGTGGAATATATACAGTGCATCAATCCTTAATCATCAAAAGACTTGGCAAACTGAGTCATGCAGATAGTCAGAAAATAGAGGTAGCCTTAAAAGAATGGCTCGGTATGTCATGA
- a CDS encoding chemotaxis protein CheW, which yields MTKTMNDRETILKERAKILAREPEIRQREIHYVSIVEFLIDQDRYGIPADCVCEVYLLKGITTIPGVPEYVVGIINVRGQIFSVIDIKALFNIPKGKGISHLNEVIIIHNETMEFGIVVDSIAGIRHCK from the coding sequence ATGACTAAAACAATGAACGATCGAGAGACAATTCTTAAAGAAAGGGCGAAAATACTCGCGCGGGAGCCGGAAATCCGGCAGAGGGAAATACACTATGTATCCATAGTTGAATTTCTTATTGATCAGGACAGATATGGCATCCCGGCAGACTGTGTTTGTGAAGTGTATTTACTGAAAGGAATTACAACAATCCCTGGAGTGCCTGAATATGTAGTGGGAATTATTAATGTCCGAGGACAGATATTTTCTGTTATTGACATAAAGGCATTATTTAACATTCCAAAGGGAAAGGGTATCTCCCATTTAAACGAAGTAATAATTATTCATAATGAAACCATGGAGTTTGGCATTGTTGTCGATTCAATTGCGGGAATAAGGCACTGTAAATAA
- the cobI gene encoding precorrin-2 C(20)-methyltransferase — MKTGNFYGIGLGPGDPELLTIKAVNTIRNADCIFVPKSDTKEESLALQIVEDYVGLKKIVTQIYPMTKEKNILDAAWKKSAEEVRDEVLKGHDVVYLTLGDPMTFSTYIYLLRHLGALLPNEVIHTIPGITSYNAAACFGNFPLLTGDEKLAVIPVPEDVASLRPVLELFDTVVLMKVAKKLDEVLFLLDDMGLTGNGLFASYIGQKNAFVTCDLLSLKGSGRGYLSVMIVRKNSNTSIG; from the coding sequence ATGAAGACAGGTAATTTTTATGGCATCGGGCTTGGCCCTGGAGATCCGGAACTGTTGACAATCAAGGCAGTAAATACCATACGCAATGCGGATTGTATTTTTGTGCCTAAATCCGATACAAAAGAGGAAAGTCTGGCGTTACAGATAGTAGAGGATTATGTAGGGCTGAAAAAAATTGTGACACAGATTTATCCCATGACAAAAGAGAAAAATATTCTTGATGCGGCATGGAAAAAATCGGCGGAAGAAGTGCGTGATGAAGTTTTGAAAGGACATGATGTAGTATATTTAACGCTTGGGGATCCGATGACATTCAGCACTTACATTTATCTGTTGCGTCATCTTGGTGCACTCCTGCCAAATGAGGTTATTCACACAATTCCCGGTATTACCTCTTATAACGCTGCGGCTTGTTTCGGAAACTTTCCCCTGCTGACCGGCGATGAGAAGCTGGCCGTAATACCTGTGCCGGAGGATGTTGCCTCGTTAAGGCCTGTTTTGGAATTGTTCGACACCGTAGTTTTGATGAAGGTTGCAAAGAAACTGGATGAAGTTTTATTCTTGCTGGATGATATGGGACTTACCGGAAATGGCCTTTTTGCCTCGTATATCGGACAAAAAAATGCCTTTGTAACCTGCGATCTCTTGTCACTAAAAGGAAGCGGCAGAGGGTACTTGTCGGTTATGATAGTAAGGAAAAACAGCAATACCTCTATCGGTTGA
- a CDS encoding HD-GYP domain-containing protein: MIIMTNEYIPVALNTIQPNTCAGCNLYIKTHTDEGIRYVLYCNSESALYEHNIKELQYNQINYLFIKQCEETLYLRHRESHLKLIIHDPSLDTKTKSEMVYNVAKSIMFDIFNDPRAGDNVERSKNWVSGTVEYVLNNKDATSTMLNMVSYDYYTYTHCVDVSVLGLLFAKYLRLNEKEMNDFGTGLLLHDIGKTRINLDILNKNGKLSEVEYIEIKKHVEFGHEILKGLGGLREESFFPILQHHEKLNGQGYPMGLRGGEIHDYGKIAMIIDVYDALTTKRPYSDARKPFPALQMMKEHMKGHFDEVYFRSFVAFLGSRGG, translated from the coding sequence ATGATTATTATGACAAATGAATATATTCCGGTAGCTTTAAACACAATACAGCCTAATACCTGTGCCGGATGCAATCTTTACATAAAAACTCACACAGACGAAGGTATCCGTTACGTACTGTATTGCAACAGTGAGAGCGCCCTTTATGAGCATAATATAAAAGAACTTCAGTATAATCAGATAAACTATCTTTTTATAAAACAATGTGAAGAGACGTTATATTTGAGGCATAGGGAGTCCCATTTAAAACTGATAATTCATGACCCTTCTCTTGACACGAAAACTAAATCGGAAATGGTTTATAATGTGGCAAAATCCATTATGTTTGACATATTTAACGACCCGCGTGCCGGAGATAATGTTGAAAGGTCAAAAAACTGGGTATCAGGCACAGTAGAATATGTGCTGAACAACAAAGACGCCACTTCAACCATGTTAAACATGGTATCGTATGATTATTATACCTATACTCATTGCGTTGACGTCTCTGTACTTGGTCTTTTATTTGCAAAATATTTAAGGCTTAATGAGAAAGAAATGAATGATTTTGGCACAGGATTGTTGCTTCATGATATAGGAAAGACACGGATTAACCTTGATATACTGAACAAAAATGGAAAACTGAGCGAGGTTGAGTACATTGAGATAAAGAAACATGTGGAATTTGGACATGAAATATTAAAGGGTTTGGGTGGTCTTCGGGAAGAATCGTTCTTTCCTATTTTGCAGCATCATGAAAAGCTTAATGGACAGGGTTATCCAATGGGTTTGAGGGGTGGCGAGATCCATGATTATGGAAAAATTGCAATGATAATAGATGTTTACGATGCGTTAACAACCAAAAGGCCGTATTCGGATGCGAGAAAACCATTCCCTGCGTTACAAATGATGAAAGAGCATATGAAGGGCCATTTTGACGAGGTATATTTTAGAAGCTTTGTCGCTTTTCTCGGGAGCAGGGGTGGGTAG
- the ubiE gene encoding bifunctional demethylmenaquinone methyltransferase/2-methoxy-6-polyprenyl-1,4-benzoquinol methylase UbiE — MVSQSELLTKKSEHIQRMFGSIAGVYDLLNTILSFNFDKSWRKFAVRVSNVTPDAQILDVCTGTGDLAIEYSLKLNDRGKVTGSDFCREMLEIANRKLKKKHVSDKINILCADTLHLPFHDNYFQVSSVAFGIRNVSDLKAGISEMARITAPGGRVVILEFSQPTNTFFREMYYLYFKKILPFIGKIISKSTCNAYAYLPSSVLNFPDRYGLKVQMEACGLVDVKIYARTLGIVTIHVGKKP; from the coding sequence ATGGTCTCTCAATCTGAATTACTTACCAAAAAAAGCGAACACATCCAGCGTATGTTTGGCTCCATCGCCGGTGTTTATGATCTTTTGAATACGATATTAAGTTTTAATTTCGACAAGAGTTGGCGGAAGTTTGCCGTTAGAGTCAGCAACGTTACGCCGGACGCACAAATTTTGGATGTATGCACCGGAACCGGCGACCTTGCAATCGAATATTCTTTAAAACTGAATGACCGCGGCAAGGTGACAGGAAGCGATTTTTGCCGAGAAATGCTTGAGATAGCAAACAGAAAATTAAAAAAGAAACATGTATCAGATAAAATAAATATCTTATGTGCGGACACCCTCCACCTTCCTTTCCATGACAACTACTTCCAGGTATCCTCCGTGGCATTCGGGATAAGAAACGTTTCCGATTTAAAAGCGGGAATCAGTGAAATGGCAAGGATAACCGCTCCGGGCGGGCGGGTAGTCATCCTTGAATTTTCACAACCAACAAACACCTTTTTCCGGGAAATGTATTATCTTTATTTCAAAAAGATACTCCCTTTTATTGGTAAAATCATCTCAAAAAGCACGTGCAACGCCTATGCTTATTTACCATCGTCTGTGCTGAATTTTCCGGACAGATACGGACTAAAGGTACAGATGGAAGCATGCGGCCTTGTTGACGTGAAAATCTATGCCAGGACATTGGGGATTGTGACTATCCATGTGGGGAAAAAACCCTGA
- a CDS encoding DUF5615 family PIN-like protein, giving the protein MPFRLYLPMDSAMQGMILSIVREYGLSFADDVTILRRATKENRILVSADTDYRIHIRQLPITENENK; this is encoded by the coding sequence ATGCCCTTTCGCCTTTACTTGCCGATGGACTCCGCAATGCAGGGTATGATACTATCCATTGTACGTGAATATGGATTATCATTTGCCGATGACGTTACTATCCTTCGGCGAGCTACTAAAGAAAATCGAATACTCGTTTCAGCTGATACTGACTACCGTATTCATATTCGACAACTACCAATTACTGAAAATGAAAACAAATAA
- a CDS encoding site-specific integrase has protein sequence MPYNPKNVYKVFKKSLECAGIDDFRFHDLRHCFASWNRQAGVGIYTIAELMGYKNTTMTMRYAHITPVHLTKAIGLLEKSYHESSTNLALSLRDVVHQ, from the coding sequence ATGCCGTACAATCCAAAAAATGTGTACAAGGTATTTAAAAAGAGCTTGGAATGTGCCGGAATAGATGATTTCAGATTTCATGACCTGAGACATTGTTTTGCGTCATGGAACAGGCAGGCAGGAGTTGGTATATACACCATTGCTGAACTAATGGGATACAAGAACACAACGATGACGATGCGTTATGCTCATATTACTCCGGTACATCTTACAAAGGCTATTGGGTTGTTGGAAAAAAGCTATCATGAATCCAGCACGAATTTAGCACTCTCTCTCAGGGATGTTGTTCATCAGTGA
- a CDS encoding precorrin-8X methylmutase, which translates to MKTGVILISHGSKISSGNEGLLKIADMLRAMNRWDMVEPAFLQLAKPGLDEVVEKTVANGMGRIVVAPLLLFKGNHVFKDIPEMLEKERAKYPKMEFIYTNNIGADERIALIAADRIHEKLVERQFGEKGRLEQPQLIIDESFEIIDKLVNLANIPELQRPVIQRAIHATGDTEYAYNLLFSSNAVEAGVKAIKDGKNIITDVNMVKAGISKKPVENFGGKLVCKIDDNLVADEAKRSGKTRAMIAMQFSLDEMQGGVVVIGNAPTALFELIDLIKKDKAKPALVIGIPVGFVGAVEAKAALKQISIPYITNDNRKGGSAVAVAIINAVIELAKKAR; encoded by the coding sequence ATGAAAACAGGTGTTATACTCATTTCTCATGGTAGTAAAATAAGTAGTGGCAATGAAGGCTTGTTGAAAATAGCGGATATGCTTCGTGCAATGAATCGTTGGGACATGGTTGAACCGGCATTTTTGCAACTGGCAAAACCTGGATTGGATGAGGTGGTTGAAAAAACAGTGGCAAACGGAATGGGGCGGATTGTAGTAGCTCCGCTGCTTCTTTTTAAGGGGAATCATGTATTTAAAGACATTCCCGAAATGCTGGAAAAGGAGAGAGCGAAATATCCGAAGATGGAATTTATCTATACCAATAATATCGGAGCGGATGAACGAATTGCATTAATTGCGGCAGACCGTATTCATGAAAAACTGGTAGAGAGACAATTCGGTGAAAAAGGCCGGTTGGAACAGCCGCAATTAATTATCGATGAAAGTTTTGAGATCATCGATAAACTCGTTAATCTCGCGAATATACCTGAATTACAGAGACCTGTAATACAACGCGCAATTCATGCTACAGGCGATACGGAATATGCGTACAATTTACTATTTTCTTCCAATGCGGTTGAAGCTGGAGTAAAAGCCATAAAGGATGGGAAAAACATCATTACCGATGTAAATATGGTGAAAGCGGGGATCAGTAAAAAACCTGTTGAAAATTTTGGAGGAAAACTGGTCTGTAAGATTGACGATAACTTGGTTGCTGATGAGGCAAAACGATCGGGAAAAACCCGTGCGATGATTGCCATGCAGTTTTCACTTGATGAAATGCAGGGGGGTGTTGTGGTAATCGGCAACGCGCCAACCGCCTTGTTTGAACTTATTGATTTAATAAAAAAGGACAAGGCGAAACCGGCGCTGGTAATTGGTATCCCTGTAGGATTTGTAGGCGCGGTTGAAGCAAAGGCGGCATTAAAACAGATATCCATACCTTATATTACCAATGATAACCGTAAAGGCGGGAGCGCAGTGGCGGTGGCTATCATTAACGCTGTCATTGAATTGGCGAAGAAGGCACGGTAA
- the dusB gene encoding tRNA dihydrouridine synthase DusB — protein MNPSFYIRNIPVYGELILAPMAGFSDMPYRLICRRFGMSMSYTEVVSVSGIVWNNKKTFKLLDFKEEERPVTFQVVGNDECQITEACKKIEQLGPDIIDINMGCSVSDIAGKGAGAGMLKHPSKISKMFNNLTGSLSVPVTGKIRLGWDHKTRNYIEVARILEENGASLIAVHGRTRSQYFSGAADWDAIAEVKQSVKIPVIANGDVRSVADIAEIKKRTACDGVMIGRAAIGHPWIFRYKDRENISGSEKIEMIRYHLDCMKEYYGHAIGVVLFRKHAVKYIVGLPKATELRPYIVRSKSAEDIISYIAAHLNRYSKYEAA, from the coding sequence ATGAATCCGAGTTTTTACATACGAAATATTCCCGTATATGGCGAGTTGATATTGGCGCCTATGGCCGGTTTTTCTGATATGCCGTACAGGCTTATATGCCGCAGGTTCGGCATGTCTATGAGCTATACGGAAGTCGTTTCCGTGTCTGGCATAGTGTGGAATAATAAAAAGACGTTTAAATTGCTTGATTTTAAAGAGGAAGAACGGCCTGTTACCTTCCAGGTGGTTGGCAATGATGAATGCCAGATTACAGAGGCCTGTAAGAAAATAGAGCAATTGGGGCCTGATATTATTGATATCAATATGGGATGTTCGGTATCGGATATTGCCGGAAAGGGTGCTGGGGCTGGGATGCTTAAACATCCATCAAAGATCTCAAAAATGTTTAATAATCTTACCGGGTCTTTATCAGTACCTGTGACTGGAAAAATTCGTCTTGGGTGGGATCACAAAACACGAAATTATATTGAAGTGGCCAGAATACTGGAAGAAAACGGAGCGTCTCTCATTGCGGTACATGGCCGTACAAGGTCTCAGTATTTTTCAGGCGCCGCCGATTGGGATGCGATTGCTGAAGTAAAACAGTCGGTAAAAATTCCAGTAATTGCGAATGGAGACGTGCGGTCTGTTGCAGACATAGCAGAAATAAAAAAACGTACGGCATGTGACGGGGTAATGATTGGAAGGGCGGCAATCGGGCATCCATGGATTTTCCGATATAAAGACAGAGAAAATATTTCGGGTAGCGAGAAAATTGAAATGATCCGGTATCACTTGGATTGTATGAAAGAATATTACGGCCATGCTATTGGGGTAGTACTTTTTCGAAAACATGCGGTGAAGTATATTGTGGGTCTGCCAAAAGCTACAGAATTACGCCCTTATATAGTAAGGAGTAAAAGCGCGGAAGATATCATTTCGTACATTGCCGCGCATCTGAACAGGTATTCGAAGTATGAAGCCGCGTGA
- a CDS encoding DUF2442 domain-containing protein — protein MKLTWVLLHFGQKHGFCFVAISFSCSNGEVGVYDCSPLLNFGVFTELKNKIYFKQVRAANEVVVWPHEQDICPDTLYLDSIKIKKMPNKSLQRTGTKSRTSR, from the coding sequence GTGAAATTGACATGGGTACTCTTGCACTTTGGACAAAAGCATGGCTTCTGTTTTGTCGCAATAAGCTTTTCATGTTCCAATGGGGAAGTTGGGGTGTATGATTGCAGCCCTTTGCTTAATTTCGGGGTATTTACTGAGTTGAAAAACAAAATTTATTTTAAACAGGTAAGGGCGGCGAATGAAGTTGTAGTATGGCCGCATGAGCAGGACATATGCCCAGACACTTTATACTTAGATTCTATAAAAATTAAAAAAATGCCAAACAAATCACTACAACGGACTGGCACAAAAAGCCGTACCAGTCGCTGA
- a CDS encoding restriction endonuclease, which yields MAKRNESILKLLTQVPWWISVVLSATAFFVLKFIVPAINFQSWVLKGVAGAAPTIAYFVAIIFLVHAPISYFNSSRKRKLLDKQKDIDSIKSLSWKQFEELIAEAYRRKGYSVVENYDIGPDGGIDLVLKKDGNMFLVQCKQWRSYKVDVRVVREMYGVMTAKHAAGVIIVTSGLFTQEAKNFAVDKPIYLVEGSQVVNLIRSVQTKLTYSPDEINKPRTTANLCPVCGGELVMRVAQHGKNAGNKFWGCSNFPKCKFSKAYTG from the coding sequence ATGGCAAAAAGAAATGAATCTATATTAAAATTGCTAACTCAAGTTCCATGGTGGATAAGCGTAGTTCTTTCGGCAACTGCTTTTTTTGTGCTTAAATTCATTGTGCCGGCAATTAATTTTCAAAGCTGGGTTCTCAAGGGCGTTGCTGGTGCAGCGCCGACAATAGCATATTTTGTAGCAATCATCTTTCTCGTTCATGCTCCTATCTCATATTTTAATTCATCAAGAAAAAGGAAATTACTGGACAAACAAAAAGACATTGATTCAATTAAATCTTTGTCATGGAAGCAGTTTGAAGAGTTGATAGCAGAAGCCTATCGTCGCAAAGGTTACTCTGTAGTCGAAAACTATGACATTGGCCCTGATGGTGGAATCGATTTAGTTTTGAAAAAAGATGGCAATATGTTTTTAGTCCAGTGTAAACAGTGGAGAAGTTACAAAGTAGATGTTCGTGTTGTTCGGGAAATGTATGGTGTAATGACCGCTAAACATGCTGCAGGTGTTATTATAGTTACCTCTGGCTTATTTACTCAAGAAGCTAAAAACTTTGCAGTAGATAAGCCTATTTATTTAGTAGAAGGAAGTCAGGTTGTTAATTTGATAAGGAGTGTTCAGACAAAGCTAACTTATTCCCCTGATGAAATCAATAAACCACGGACAACTGCAAATCTCTGTCCAGTCTGCGGAGGCGAACTTGTAATGCGGGTAGCTCAGCATGGGAAAAACGCAGGAAATAAATTTTGGGGTTGTTCTAATTTTCCAAAGTGTAAATTCTCTAAAGCATATACGGGCTAA
- a CDS encoding type II toxin-antitoxin system VapC family toxin, with translation MNLFIDASALVKLYHKEDGSEQLTDFLKQNEDDLVITISELSRIEFHSAFLKRVRMKEIDLSTVQQAFKEFENDLTMINVLETTSEVKKFAISLLDNIAPAKNFRTLDALQLATALTGNQFYRVSYFIAADQRLLKVAAEYFNTFNPVEFKEADNTESQFTEPAKKFWDSIPENIREELLENVWCSNCSEVTTVINFKGTIESGDLILRGECRKCSYKVARLIEANESK, from the coding sequence ATGAATCTGTTTATTGATGCCAGCGCTCTTGTGAAGCTATATCATAAAGAAGATGGGAGTGAACAATTAACCGATTTCCTTAAGCAAAATGAAGATGACCTGGTGATTACAATTTCTGAACTGTCGAGAATAGAATTCCATTCTGCATTTCTGAAGCGAGTAAGAATGAAGGAAATTGATTTATCAACAGTTCAGCAAGCTTTTAAAGAGTTTGAAAATGATCTTACAATGATAAACGTTCTGGAAACAACATCAGAGGTAAAGAAGTTTGCGATTTCCTTACTGGATAACATTGCTCCGGCCAAAAATTTCCGAACCTTAGATGCGCTCCAATTAGCAACTGCCCTTACTGGTAACCAATTTTATCGTGTCTCTTATTTTATAGCCGCTGATCAAAGACTATTAAAAGTAGCGGCGGAATATTTTAACACCTTCAATCCGGTTGAGTTTAAGGAAGCAGATAATACGGAAAGTCAGTTTACAGAACCGGCAAAGAAGTTTTGGGATTCTATTCCGGAAAATATAAGGGAGGAATTGCTTGAGAATGTATGGTGCAGTAATTGTTCAGAGGTTACCACCGTCATAAATTTTAAAGGAACCATTGAAAGTGGTGATTTAATCCTTCGCGGCGAGTGTCGAAAGTGTAGTTATAAAGTTGCCAGATTAATAGAAGCGAATGAAAGTAAATGA
- the cbiE gene encoding precorrin-6y C5,15-methyltransferase (decarboxylating) subunit CbiE, with protein sequence MAEELRNSVIIVGCGPGLKSYITPKALYNIKKADILVGSRRLLKLFPDTGAKRIIIEKNYKLLLKKIAHWSFTRQVVVLVSGDPCFFSYTKMIVKKFGRGSCIIIPGLSSIQLAFAAIGESWEDAAFVSVHGRSSGYKELIKKVKDYDKVAVLTDKVNTPARIACKLMDAGILKRRMFICENLSLSNETIHEKTIQSAMNLSTNGASVVIIKKTGS encoded by the coding sequence ATGGCGGAAGAACTGAGAAATAGCGTTATTATAGTCGGTTGCGGACCAGGGCTAAAATCATATATTACCCCAAAGGCGTTATATAATATTAAAAAGGCGGATATTCTTGTTGGCAGCAGGCGGTTGCTAAAACTCTTTCCCGATACCGGTGCTAAAAGAATTATTATTGAAAAAAACTATAAACTTTTGTTGAAAAAAATAGCGCATTGGAGTTTTACCAGGCAAGTGGTTGTCCTCGTAAGCGGCGACCCCTGTTTTTTTAGTTACACGAAAATGATTGTAAAAAAATTCGGACGTGGTTCCTGTATTATTATTCCAGGGTTGAGCAGTATACAATTGGCGTTTGCCGCCATTGGCGAGAGCTGGGAAGATGCGGCATTTGTGAGTGTACATGGAAGAAGTTCAGGATATAAAGAACTTATTAAAAAAGTGAAAGATTACGATAAGGTAGCAGTTTTAACGGATAAAGTGAATACGCCTGCAAGGATTGCGTGCAAGCTGATGGATGCGGGAATTCTGAAAAGGCGGATGTTTATTTGCGAGAATCTTTCCCTCTCCAATGAGACAATTCATGAAAAAACGATACAATCCGCAATGAATCTTAGCACAAATGGGGCTTCTGTAGTAATTATTAAAAAAACAGGTAGTTGA
- a CDS encoding chemotaxis protein CheW: protein MDSEYLVVFAIEKQRFAVRHTALERIIRAVAITPLPAVPEIISEVINVQGKILPIINIRKRLRLKEKEPQFTD, encoded by the coding sequence ATGGATAGTGAATATCTTGTCGTTTTTGCGATTGAAAAACAGCGATTTGCGGTAAGGCATACAGCGTTGGAGCGGATCATTCGTGCTGTTGCAATTACCCCGTTGCCTGCTGTCCCTGAGATTATTTCAGAGGTGATTAATGTGCAGGGAAAGATACTGCCGATAATAAATATAAGAAAGAGATTGCGCTTAAAAGAAAAGGAACCACAGTTCACAGATTAA
- the cbiD gene encoding cobalt-precorrin-5B (C(1))-methyltransferase CbiD — protein sequence MKSGYTTGSCATAAAKAAAIGLWKGNIPDEIEIDTPAGTKLKLKIYHKQVSSISAECAVQKDAGDDPDVTNGCFVHARVERSCALTIEIDGGVGVGRVTKPGLQSPVGQAAINPVPGRMIEDAVREVIGRHSGAKVIISVPDGERLAEKTFNPKLGIVGGISILGTTGIVRPMSDEALKTSLLCGLDIAKGLGYKEVVLVPGNLGERAVSGYFCIANDQIVQMSNHVGFMLNAVKDRGFERVMLAGHPGKLAKLLRDDFNTHSSVSRPANDILIDHVKSVCRTQQMLDKLKEAATVEGILELLSQNNALYVMDSVADKIEEKVRVYLHRKVSAGVVLFDMRGSVVGRSESAEKWRKN from the coding sequence ATGAAATCTGGTTATACTACGGGAAGTTGTGCTACGGCGGCTGCTAAGGCAGCGGCTATAGGGCTGTGGAAGGGAAATATCCCTGATGAGATTGAGATTGACACGCCGGCGGGTACAAAACTCAAACTTAAAATTTATCATAAACAAGTATCTTCAATATCAGCGGAATGTGCTGTTCAAAAGGACGCGGGAGACGACCCTGACGTAACGAATGGCTGTTTTGTACATGCACGGGTAGAGCGAAGTTGTGCCCTAACAATAGAAATTGACGGCGGAGTTGGTGTTGGCCGTGTAACTAAGCCGGGATTACAGTCTCCTGTAGGGCAGGCGGCAATAAATCCCGTGCCTGGACGCATGATTGAGGATGCAGTACGTGAAGTGATTGGACGCCATAGTGGGGCAAAGGTAATTATTTCTGTTCCTGATGGTGAAAGACTCGCGGAAAAGACCTTTAATCCTAAACTAGGCATTGTAGGGGGTATTTCTATTCTCGGGACTACAGGCATTGTGCGTCCCATGTCAGACGAAGCACTAAAAACATCCCTTTTGTGTGGGCTTGATATTGCAAAAGGGTTAGGGTATAAAGAAGTTGTGTTAGTTCCGGGGAATCTGGGTGAACGTGCAGTGTCGGGTTATTTCTGCATTGCAAATGATCAGATTGTTCAAATGAGTAATCATGTTGGTTTTATGCTGAATGCGGTAAAAGACAGAGGCTTTGAACGTGTAATGCTTGCCGGACACCCCGGCAAACTCGCCAAGTTGCTCAGAGATGATTTTAATACGCACAGCTCCGTTTCACGTCCGGCAAACGATATTTTAATTGACCATGTAAAATCTGTATGCCGCACGCAGCAGATGCTTGATAAACTTAAAGAAGCTGCTACCGTAGAAGGGATCCTGGAATTATTGAGTCAAAATAACGCATTATATGTAATGGATAGTGTTGCTGATAAAATTGAAGAGAAGGTGCGTGTATATTTGCATCGCAAGGTATCTGCGGGTGTAGTATTGTTTGATATGAGGGGTTCTGTGGTGGGAAGATCGGAGAGCGCGGAAAAATGGCGGAAGAACTGA
- a CDS encoding type II toxin-antitoxin system HicB family antitoxin, with amino-acid sequence MNTEFTAVIKQEGDWWIGWVGEIPGINCQEHTHEELIESLRVTLKEAIEFN; translated from the coding sequence ATGAACACAGAATTTACCGCTGTTATAAAGCAAGAAGGCGATTGGTGGATTGGATGGGTAGGGGAAATACCAGGGATAAACTGCCAGGAACATACCCATGAAGAATTAATTGAAAGTCTTAGAGTTACCCTAAAAGAAGCTATAGAATTTAATTAA